A stretch of the Thermodesulfovibrionales bacterium genome encodes the following:
- a CDS encoding cytochrome c3 family protein, which translates to MAAVKNPNGEYRVNMKHTKTVFFILMVSCFCLPFSFSFAETTEQDIPKKFFVPPPPFSEGIFPCSQCHQGMPVNRKPRKLEGMHQDIILNHMPGGWCFDCHNPDNRDTLRLANGTIVRFEESYNLCGQCHGVILREWKAGLHGKRTGMWNGEKQYRLCVHCHWPHDPRFKPIQPLPPPTSPYDIK; encoded by the coding sequence GTGGCAGCAGTAAAAAATCCTAACGGGGAGTACAGGGTAAACATGAAACATACCAAGACGGTCTTCTTTATCCTTATGGTCTCTTGTTTCTGCCTTCCTTTTTCGTTCTCCTTCGCTGAAACCACGGAACAGGACATCCCGAAGAAATTTTTTGTCCCTCCCCCGCCTTTTAGCGAGGGGATATTCCCCTGCTCACAATGTCATCAGGGTATGCCGGTAAACAGAAAGCCGAGAAAGCTCGAGGGGATGCATCAGGATATCATCCTCAACCATATGCCCGGCGGATGGTGCTTTGACTGCCATAATCCCGATAACAGGGATACGTTGCGACTCGCCAATGGGACGATCGTTCGGTTCGAGGAATCGTACAACCTCTGCGGTCAGTGTCACGGCGTAATACTGCGTGAATGGAAGGCCGGTCTCCATGGCAAGAGAACAGGAATGTGGAACGGAGAAAAACAGTACCGCCTCTGCGTCCACTGTCACTGGCCCCATGATCCGAGGTTTAAGCCGATCCAGCCTTTGCCTCCCCCAACATCACCGTATGATATCAAATAG
- a CDS encoding multiheme c-type cytochrome, with protein sequence MSRKYLLLLTVLIVFILPSFAPGGYKEEFEKEFMSKPWAGEQAEEDVCIECHSSDKMKPAFRTITEEWRASWHAQNKVSCHDCHGGDSKDATMAMSRQRGFVGSPKYVEIPEFCGKCHIGIYWNYLDSGHGKALKSSVKGPNCTTCHGSHNIQKASIDIINEQRCSKCHSYERAKTMKQALFLTEKKIGELESSFRRLRAEGVFDEDDERALFSTQAEFRAIFHTVDVSLVKDRTDDFTKKLNVLEKGVQDTFKELRFRKNFSAFIMLLFAAMGIVVFALTKTPKE encoded by the coding sequence ATGAGCAGGAAATACCTGTTGCTGCTGACAGTGCTCATTGTCTTTATTCTGCCTTCATTCGCTCCTGGAGGGTATAAAGAGGAATTTGAGAAAGAGTTCATGTCAAAGCCCTGGGCAGGCGAGCAGGCCGAGGAGGACGTCTGCATAGAATGTCACAGCTCTGATAAGATGAAGCCGGCCTTCCGGACCATCACGGAAGAATGGAGGGCGAGCTGGCACGCTCAGAATAAAGTGTCATGTCACGACTGTCACGGCGGAGACTCAAAAGATGCAACAATGGCGATGTCCCGTCAGAGGGGCTTTGTCGGGAGTCCGAAGTATGTTGAAATTCCTGAGTTCTGCGGCAAGTGTCATATCGGCATTTACTGGAACTATCTCGACAGCGGCCATGGGAAGGCGTTGAAGTCCTCGGTTAAGGGACCGAACTGCACGACCTGTCACGGTTCCCATAATATTCAGAAGGCGAGCATTGATATTATCAATGAGCAGCGTTGTTCAAAATGCCATTCCTACGAGCGCGCGAAGACCATGAAGCAGGCCCTCTTCCTCACGGAGAAGAAGATCGGAGAGTTGGAGAGCAGTTTCAGGAGATTGAGGGCTGAAGGCGTATTTGATGAGGATGATGAAAGGGCGCTTTTCAGTACCCAGGCAGAGTTTCGGGCAATCTTCCACACCGTGGACGTCTCCCTTGTCAAAGACAGGACAGATGACTTTACAAAGAAGTTAAACGTCCTCGAAAAGGGGGTGCAGGACACCTTTAAGGAACTCCGTTTCAGGAAGAATTTCTCTGCCTTCATCATGCTTCTCTTCGCTGCTATGGGCATCGTGGTGTTCGCTCTCACAAAGACTCCCAAGGAGTGA
- a CDS encoding 4Fe-4S dicluster domain-containing protein, with the protein MKESMSGDKREMTINRRTFLKGAAVGLAGTMLPLDKADASFWEAFFQKHFREMNETEIKKVIERLEREYEQKYKKAISIGNEKALPGVLFGYGLDLSRCIGCRRCVYGCVEENNQSKDPQIHWITVLRFKKGNKWVDLEESEKYYSPSQVPEPGYFYMPVQCQQCENPPCVKACPTQATWKEPDGIVVVDYNWCIGCRYCMAACPYGARRFNWGEPSRKTEEINPKTHYLGNRPRYKGVVEKCTFCIQRSRNGRYPACVEACPVGARKFGNLLDPKSEIRYAIENKRVFRLKEDLNTNPKFYYFFAYGV; encoded by the coding sequence ATGAAAGAGAGCATGAGTGGAGATAAGAGAGAGATGACGATAAACCGTCGCACCTTTTTGAAGGGTGCTGCAGTTGGACTGGCAGGCACAATGCTTCCGCTCGATAAGGCAGACGCTTCTTTCTGGGAGGCCTTTTTCCAGAAACACTTCAGGGAAATGAACGAAACTGAGATAAAGAAGGTCATAGAGCGCCTTGAAAGAGAGTATGAGCAGAAGTACAAGAAGGCGATTTCGATAGGCAACGAGAAGGCTCTCCCTGGAGTCTTGTTTGGATACGGTCTCGACCTGTCAAGGTGCATCGGCTGCAGACGCTGCGTTTACGGCTGCGTTGAGGAGAATAACCAATCCAAAGACCCTCAGATCCACTGGATAACGGTGTTGAGATTCAAGAAGGGTAATAAATGGGTCGACCTTGAAGAATCAGAAAAATACTACAGCCCTTCTCAGGTGCCGGAGCCGGGGTATTTCTACATGCCCGTCCAATGTCAACAGTGCGAGAATCCTCCTTGCGTCAAGGCCTGTCCTACACAGGCGACCTGGAAGGAACCCGACGGCATCGTCGTGGTGGACTATAACTGGTGTATCGGCTGCAGATACTGCATGGCAGCATGTCCTTATGGTGCACGCCGCTTCAACTGGGGGGAGCCCAGCAGGAAGACCGAGGAGATCAATCCGAAAACGCACTATCTCGGAAACCGCCCGCGTTACAAGGGAGTGGTCGAAAAATGCACCTTCTGCATTCAACGGTCAAGGAACGGGAGGTACCCTGCCTGCGTGGAGGCTTGTCCCGTGGGCGCAAGGAAATTCGGAAACCTCCTTGATCCCAAGAGCGAGATCAGGTACGCCATCGAGAACAAAAGGGTTTTCCGCCTCAAAGAGGATCTCAATACAAATCCCAAATTTTATTACTTCTTCGCATATGGAGTATAG
- a CDS encoding cytochrome bc complex cytochrome b subunit, producing MLDKVRNWLEVRIGLDDIVKTQLTENRVPKNINVFYTLGVVALVGYVIQVISGIFLLIYYIPHPEHAFRSVQDIMSRVPYGWLFRQMHVVGSNLMIAAVFLHMITVFLMGNYKRPRELTWVGGGLMLLVTLIFGLSGYLLPWTQLSYWATTVVTSMPTAFPLVGDFIAQVLRGGDHVTGTTLSRFFALHIAILPPIFLSLLALHVFLIKRIGISATPFGFSDEERRPLTEYIKKTHPDGYPFYPYLFQKEVMMVMFYIAVMFFAISFMPTLFLPEEANTPADPLMTPAQIRPEWYFLGPYEMLKLVPNKFLGISIQIILVGIFLLWPFFDTQKEKNILKRPLLRGVFIFLMALWIVLMFLGRRS from the coding sequence ATGCTCGACAAAGTAAGGAATTGGTTAGAAGTGAGGATAGGTCTCGACGATATCGTGAAGACCCAGCTTACGGAAAACAGGGTTCCGAAGAATATCAATGTCTTCTATACCCTCGGCGTTGTCGCCCTTGTCGGATATGTCATTCAGGTAATTTCCGGTATCTTCCTCCTCATCTATTATATCCCCCATCCTGAACATGCGTTCAGAAGCGTTCAGGATATTATGAGCAGAGTTCCTTACGGCTGGCTTTTCAGGCAGATGCATGTCGTCGGCAGCAACCTTATGATAGCCGCCGTCTTCCTCCATATGATCACCGTCTTTCTCATGGGAAACTACAAGAGGCCGAGGGAACTGACATGGGTCGGTGGAGGATTGATGCTTCTCGTGACGCTTATATTCGGCCTGAGCGGCTATCTCCTCCCATGGACGCAGTTGAGTTATTGGGCCACAACGGTTGTTACCTCCATGCCGACAGCCTTTCCCCTGGTGGGCGACTTTATTGCCCAGGTGTTGCGAGGCGGCGACCATGTGACGGGTACCACGCTGAGCAGGTTTTTTGCGCTCCATATCGCGATCCTGCCTCCGATATTCCTCTCTCTCTTGGCGCTGCATGTATTCCTTATAAAACGCATCGGTATTTCTGCGACCCCCTTCGGCTTCTCGGACGAAGAGAGGAGGCCGTTGACTGAATACATCAAGAAGACCCATCCCGACGGCTATCCTTTCTATCCTTATTTGTTTCAGAAGGAAGTCATGATGGTCATGTTCTATATCGCCGTCATGTTCTTTGCGATCAGCTTTATGCCGACCTTATTCCTGCCCGAAGAGGCCAATACTCCTGCTGACCCTCTCATGACGCCTGCTCAGATAAGGCCTGAGTGGTATTTCCTCGGACCCTACGAGATGCTGAAACTGGTGCCGAATAAATTTCTCGGTATCAGTATACAGATAATCCTCGTCGGTATTTTCCTCTTGTGGCCTTTCTTCGACACACAGAAGGAAAAGAATATTCTGAAGAGACCGTTGTTGCGGGGTGTGTTTATCTTTCTCATGGCTCTCTGGATTGTGCTCATGTTCCTGGGGAGGCGCTCATGA
- a CDS encoding HD domain-containing phosphohydrolase, translated as MSTTIRIVPCTPDEVFVPVDQSSFVDGLRIPFDVFAKDRNIIKFLFSKNTVFCDIAREILAMQSLTEFFIKERDLADYHNFRKMAKVIREDRGQRVLFEDYSYHKERSFILRRDLITADVATKLRIGILKFPTFGEIPLIEDLTGELIVKKIKDLEYDIVIPVSKLDAYETYLSGLREDPVFEKHFLMRELLKIKTQRLFSDVSNDDYLDDLIEATIEMSQFIIDHKHLVVQMTCSHLYDFYLYVHSVNVMLLSAVLGSNLGIPRDEITPLSIGAILHDIGKTTIANDLLDKAGNLSSEEHSIYQGYALKSVEILNGMKKVPAEAIEIAKFHQGKLTGSGITDNRAPLIARIVGLTNAYDTMVSNKIKSPKKKAFEALDILRQEKNHYDEMVMETFIRIFS; from the coding sequence ATGAGCACTACGATTCGCATAGTCCCCTGCACCCCGGATGAAGTCTTCGTCCCGGTAGACCAATCCAGCTTCGTTGACGGCTTGAGGATCCCCTTCGACGTCTTCGCAAAGGATAGAAACATCATAAAGTTCCTCTTTTCGAAGAACACGGTCTTCTGCGACATAGCGAGAGAGATCCTGGCCATGCAGTCCCTCACGGAGTTCTTTATCAAAGAGCGGGACCTGGCGGATTACCACAACTTCCGGAAAATGGCAAAGGTAATCAGGGAAGACAGGGGGCAGCGCGTGCTCTTCGAGGACTACTCCTATCATAAGGAGAGAAGCTTCATCCTGAGAAGGGACCTTATTACGGCGGACGTGGCAACCAAGCTGAGGATCGGCATCCTGAAGTTCCCCACCTTCGGTGAGATTCCTCTCATAGAAGACCTGACTGGTGAATTGATCGTGAAGAAAATAAAAGACCTTGAATACGACATTGTAATACCGGTTTCAAAGCTCGATGCCTATGAGACCTATCTCTCGGGACTCAGAGAAGACCCTGTTTTTGAAAAACACTTTCTCATGAGGGAACTCCTGAAGATCAAAACGCAAAGACTTTTCAGCGACGTGTCGAATGATGACTACCTCGACGACCTGATAGAGGCGACGATAGAGATGTCTCAATTCATCATTGACCACAAACATCTGGTCGTACAAATGACCTGCTCCCACCTCTACGACTTCTATCTCTATGTCCATTCGGTAAATGTGATGCTTCTCTCTGCTGTCCTCGGTTCTAATCTCGGCATCCCCAGGGACGAGATAACGCCTCTTTCCATTGGTGCCATACTCCACGATATCGGGAAAACGACAATCGCGAATGATCTTCTTGACAAGGCCGGCAATCTCTCCAGCGAAGAGCATTCCATCTACCAGGGTTACGCCCTCAAAAGCGTGGAGATCCTCAACGGCATGAAGAAAGTTCCCGCAGAAGCCATCGAGATAGCGAAGTTCCACCAGGGGAAACTTACAGGTTCCGGAATCACGGACAACAGGGCTCCTCTCATTGCAAGGATCGTAGGGCTCACGAACGCCTATGACACGATGGTGTCGAACAAGATCAAGTCACCGAAGAAGAAGGCCTTTGAGGCCCTTGACATTCTCAGGCAGGAAAAAAACCATTATGATGAGATGGTCATGGAGACCTTTATCCGGATCTTTTCATAG
- the nrfD gene encoding NrfD/PsrC family molybdoenzyme membrane anchor subunit — MAHIIKNFFIALKQVFIGGTKYYLWIGFLSIFIILGLSAYIDQINRGLIMTAMRDQVSWGYYISNFTFLVGVAAAAVLLVVPAYVYNFKPIKEIVLFGELLAITAITMCILFILVDMGQPLRVWHILPVIGTMNFPVSLLAWDVLVLNGYLAINTLISFYVLYRLSIGKEYKMSVIGPLIILSIPWAVSIHTVTAFLYNGLSARPFWNASILAPRFLASAFCSGPALMIILFQIIRKLSEVEIDNRAIFKIAELIAYAMAINLFLLGAEVFKEFYSGSIHSYPIKYLYFGLHGKVRLVPWIWFASVLNITAFLLFLLPKTRENFTTLNMACIFVITGVYIEKGMGLVVPGFVPDTLGEIYEYSPTTPEILVAIGIWATGALIYTLLLKFAIPIYTGKLRFATREQKGYGVSSTQV; from the coding sequence ATGGCTCACATCATAAAGAATTTCTTCATCGCCCTGAAACAGGTCTTTATAGGCGGAACAAAGTACTACCTCTGGATAGGCTTCCTTTCGATCTTCATCATCCTCGGATTGAGCGCCTATATCGACCAGATCAACAGGGGACTCATCATGACTGCGATGAGGGACCAGGTCTCATGGGGGTACTATATATCGAATTTCACGTTCCTCGTGGGCGTTGCTGCAGCAGCCGTCCTGCTCGTAGTCCCCGCCTATGTCTATAATTTCAAGCCGATAAAGGAGATCGTGCTCTTCGGAGAATTGCTGGCAATAACGGCGATAACGATGTGCATACTCTTTATCCTTGTCGATATGGGCCAGCCTCTCAGGGTATGGCACATCCTGCCGGTGATCGGCACCATGAACTTCCCGGTATCGCTTCTCGCCTGGGACGTGCTGGTTCTGAACGGATACCTTGCGATCAATACGCTGATATCTTTTTATGTCCTTTACAGGCTTTCCATCGGGAAGGAGTATAAGATGTCCGTCATCGGGCCTCTCATCATACTCTCCATCCCCTGGGCAGTCAGCATACATACGGTAACGGCTTTTCTTTACAACGGCCTTTCGGCCAGGCCCTTCTGGAATGCTTCGATCCTTGCACCACGCTTTCTTGCATCGGCCTTCTGTTCGGGACCTGCCCTGATGATCATTCTCTTTCAGATCATCAGAAAACTCTCTGAAGTCGAGATCGACAACCGGGCAATCTTCAAGATCGCCGAATTGATCGCCTACGCAATGGCCATTAACCTTTTCCTCCTCGGCGCAGAGGTCTTCAAGGAGTTCTATTCAGGAAGCATCCACTCCTACCCGATCAAATACCTCTATTTCGGCCTTCACGGAAAGGTTCGTCTTGTGCCGTGGATATGGTTCGCCTCGGTATTGAATATCACGGCATTCCTCCTCTTCCTCCTCCCGAAGACCAGGGAGAACTTCACGACACTCAATATGGCATGTATCTTTGTTATCACAGGGGTGTATATCGAGAAGGGCATGGGTCTCGTGGTACCCGGCTTTGTCCCTGATACCCTCGGAGAGATCTATGAGTATTCTCCCACGACCCCGGAAATTCTCGTGGCAATCGGCATATGGGCCACAGGCGCACTTATCTATACGCTGTTGCTCAAGTTTGCCATCCCGATTTATACCGGCAAGCTGAGATTCGCCACCAGAGAACAAAAAGGATACGGCGTATCGTCAACCCAGGTGTAG